The following nucleotide sequence is from bacterium.
GGAGGTTGAGCTGGTTGAAGCCCTCCCTCAGCTCTATCCGTTTCGAGAAGAGGATGTTCGCGTTTATCTCGCTCTGGGAGGGCTTGCCGCGGTCCGAAGGCACCAGCGCCACGGCCACGTTGTGCGATCCCGGGTCCACCATCTCGGTGTAGCTGGTGAAGATGAACTTGTTGTACCGGGCCGAGCCGATGATGGTGTCTATCTTGTCGTCCACCACCTCGCGCAGCACGTTCCCGTCGTAGAGGATGTAGAAGTAGATGGTCCTGCCGTTGCCGGTCTGGTAGTCGTCGCCGGTTATGATGATGTTGAGGTTGACCTTCTCCGGGGTCTCCACGACCTCCACGCCGACCGGTTTGGCGGCCATCATCGCCCGCTGCACGTCCTCGTCCATGTCCAGGTTACGGTAGACCATGTAGTCGTCGGTCTCGACCTTGAAATTGATCCCCGGGGAGGCGATGAGCTTGATGAAGTAGTCCTCGTCGAAATCAATGCGGGCGAGGTTTATCACGTGGTCCCGTGAGAGCGGCTCGCCCTGGAGGCACAGGTACATGAGCTCCGCATCCACGCGGTAATCGTCGTCCACCAGGACGACCTCCTGGGCGCTGAACATGGGTTTGGAGCCGGTTTTTAAGATGGCGTCAATGAGAACTTCGTCCCGGGCTCCGGCGTTCAAGAGGGCCAGGATGTCCCTGGAATCCAGGGCCTGCGCGGAGAGGACGAGCCCGAGGAGGAAAACGAGTGCGAAGGCTGTTTTACGCATTATTGGTCCCTTCTTTTACCGGCCCGTAGACGAATACGGGTCCCATCCGAACCGGAGCCGGCATGTAGGTGGTGAGGACTTCGGCGAGCATCTGCCGCAGGAGGTTTACGCTCACCGGCTTGGGCAGAAATCCGTAGGCGCCGGCGGCGTACGCGCGCAGGAGCGACTCCCGGGTCGCCGATCCGGTCAGCATCAGCACCGGGAGGCCGGGCTGGCTGACGCGGATCCGCTGGAGCACCGAAAGACCGCCCCCGAACGGCATCTCGAGGTCCAGGATGGCGAGGTCCAGGGTGGTTTTTTCCAAAAGCCACAGCGCCTCGGCGACGTCCACGGCCGGCAGGAACCGGCAGCCCCAGCGTTTCAGCATCCGCGCCAGGGAATCGCGGCATTCGCGGTTATCGTCGGCCAAAAGCACGGTGCGCATTGCCCTCACCTCGCCCTGGTTCAACGCAATTACCGTACCAGTCCCGCACGGGGGGCGACGCGGGGCGTTGCATCCCGGTTCCGCGACGACGGGTATGGATATTCGAAGGGTTGTCGCCGTGAGCGGTGCGATCGAACTGTTTGTGGGGCGCATCGCGGCTCCCGGCGGCCCGGAATCCACGGCGGTGCGCCGGCCGCTCACCTGCCATTAAGTCGCCCCGCTCCCTCGGCGTGCCATATCGGCACAAATCTCACACCAGGTAGCTGACGGCGAAGCCGATCTGGCTCACCACCATGAGAAGGTACATGTGCTTCCACGACGGATGGTTGCTCTCCGTGGCCAGGCGGTTCGGGTCGGAGAGGATCAGGCTCACTATGTACGCCCCCCAGAGGACGAGGATTCCGGCCAGGATCGAAAGGGCCGTCGCGTCGCCCTCGAGGACGCCCAGGGCCAGGCCGAGGTACAGCAGGCCGAAGGGGACGACGAAGAAGGGCGCGATTATCCACGCCGCCCGGCGCACCCCGAACATCACGGGCAGGGTCCGGCAGCCGTACCGGGCGTCTCCCTCCATGTCGGCGAAGTCCTTGGTGGTCGAGGCCCCGAGGATGAAGAGGAAAAACACGGCGGCGATGAACCAGGGCTCGGCGAACCAGACGGGCTTCACCGCGCTCCAGCCCGCGATTACAAGGAGCCCCCCCCGGGGCAGCGCCATGGTGAAGTTGGCCGCGAAGGCGTTGCGCTTCGTCCTCAAGGGAGGGCCCGAGTAAGAGTAGGTCACGAGGCAGGTGACCAGGACGATGATAAAAAACCGCAGGTTGACCAGGAGCGAGAGGCCGATCGCCGCGATGCAGAACGCGATGCAGGCCGCCGCCGCCCCCGGGAGGGTCACCTCGCCGGTCACCAGGGGCCGTGTCGGCTTGTTCACCGCGTCTATCTCCCGGTCGAAGATCTGGTTCACCGTGTTGGAGGCCATGTTGAGAGTGGCCGCGGCCAGGGCGCCGAAAAAAATCTTCACCGCGAGGCCCCAGGTGAGCCCGATCTCGCCCCCCACGGGGGAGCCCGCGGCGACCAGGGCGAAACAGACGAATCCGAAGAAGGGAGCCAGCAGGGTGAAGGGCCGCGCCAGCCTCACGTATCCTGAGAAACTCATCGCACCCCCCGAGTGAAGCGGTAAAGGTCTATTTTACCTTAAAATCCGGGTGCCCTTGACCCCCGGGCTCGGGTGCCGGCGGAACGCGATGTACCCGCTCTGAAACCCCTACTAAATTGAGCTTCCGCCCGGATCCAGAAACCCCACATCCGGGGGGGTCGGCGGGTTGACGCGCCTTGAATGTTAGTGGTAAAATGCCGGATGGAATTCTCTGCTCTTCGCTTTACCCTCTTTCGACCGCTGGTGACCGGACTTCACCGCCCGGGGTGAATATGGCCGCCGGAAAGTTTCTGTATCATTTCCCGTTTCGGCTATTCCAAGAAAGGGGATTTTCAATGCGAACCAAAGGCCTTGCCATTCTGATCGCCTTGACGCTGGCGGCCGGAGCTTTCGCCAACACGGCAAGCCCGCCGACCACCATCGAGCTGATCGGGTCGGCCTACGAGCGGGGTGAGCTCACCTACACCGACTACGCCCTCTACAAGCTCTACCTCGCCTTCGGCGACGCTGACCGCATCCCCGACGCCTACCGGGGCGACAACAGCCTGGCCGGCGTCTGCGGCACCATGCTGATCTACGACGCCAACATGTGCGTCCTCAAGGGGCTCTTCGACGAGAGCGACCTGGCCGACGCCCAACTGTACCTCGGACGGCCCACCCAGGAAGGCACTCCCGGAGCCAGACGAGGTTACGACATCCCCGGCCCCGACATCCACCACTGGGACACCCCCGAGGGCAACTTCCGCATGTGGTGGGCCGGCGTGGGGCCCCACGCCCTGTGGTATCCCGAGGATGACAACAGCAACGGCGTTCCCGACATCGTCGAGCTGGTGGCCGAGGGTCTCGAGTACTCCCTCGGCCTCTTCATTGACGATGCTTGGCTGGGATTCGACTACCCGGTCAAGGACGGCAACTGGTATCCCGAGGGCGCCGACTACGGCTACTGCGACGGCGACACCCAGGAGGACTGGGAGCGTTTCGACGCCTACTTCCGCAGTATGGGCGAGGACGGCATGGACCCCGGCGTCATGGCCTACTGCCAGTACGACTACTACTACGAGGAGACCCCCGAGGACGACGCCAGCTTCCACATGGCCTTCCGCAACACCGTGGACCCCGACTCGGTGTCGGACGAGGAGAAGACCACCGCCGCCCACGAGCTGAACCACGGCGTCCAGGGCGGCATTGACGTGGACAGCCCCACCCACCACAAGGAGAAGACCTCGGTCTGGAGCGAGGAGAGGGCCTATCCCCTGGCCAACGACTACCAGCAAGGCCGCATCGGCACCTTCATGTTGAAAACCCACGTCGGGATCACCCGCGACGAGGACTACTCCTGGTACAACGGCGTCATCTGGAACCACTACATCGAGAGCCTGTTCTACGAGGACCCGGCGCTGTTCACCTACATGCTGAACACGGAGCAGCAGAAGGACGCCATCCCCATGATCTGGGAGAACTACGA
It contains:
- a CDS encoding response regulator — protein: MRTVLLADDNRECRDSLARMLKRWGCRFLPAVDVAEALWLLEKTTLDLAILDLEMPFGGGLSVLQRIRVSQPGLPVLMLTGSATRESLLRAYAAGAYGFLPKPVSVNLLRQMLAEVLTTYMPAPVRMGPVFVYGPVKEGTNNA
- a CDS encoding UbiA family prenyltransferase, with the protein product MSFSGYVRLARPFTLLAPFFGFVCFALVAAGSPVGGEIGLTWGLAVKIFFGALAAATLNMASNTVNQIFDREIDAVNKPTRPLVTGEVTLPGAAAACIAFCIAAIGLSLLVNLRFFIIVLVTCLVTYSYSGPPLRTKRNAFAANFTMALPRGGLLVIAGWSAVKPVWFAEPWFIAAVFFLFILGASTTKDFADMEGDARYGCRTLPVMFGVRRAAWIIAPFFVVPFGLLYLGLALGVLEGDATALSILAGILVLWGAYIVSLILSDPNRLATESNHPSWKHMYLLMVVSQIGFAVSYLV